DNA sequence from the Coffea eugenioides isolate CCC68of chromosome 9, Ceug_1.0, whole genome shotgun sequence genome:
AATAAGGATACATTTTCTGACCAACTTGCTGAAATGCAGGTTCTAAAGTTTTCACAGAGCTAGATACCTTATCAAATGCTTTTTGCTGCTAACTCTTTGAAGAAAATAGCGAACAAGACTTTTAAAGCTTAAAGGTCCGGTAGTCTTCAAATTCTGAACGGCGCCTACACAAAAGAAAGAGCAGCAGACAGGCTTAGCAAGAATAGAAAACAATATCAAGTCAAAAGTCAAGTTCTATATCACCAGTATTTGCTACAAAGTAAATTGCAAAGTAAATGCACATATATATTGTTAACGAAGAAAACTTTGGTAGTGCAAAAGCTTAGTAATACCTGTTGGCTGATGATTGACATGACCTAAAGAGTGTTTCGCAATATGATTGTGACAAAACAAAGTAGGCAGTCCTGATAAAAAGCAAATGCTTGGTTACATTTGAATATCTGCATCAGCACACGATAAAGTGGAAACATCACTGAAGGCATTATAAAGCATGACAAAATTACCTGATACATGCTGTGAAGATTCATAAAGATACTTATAACACTCGCTGCAGATTGGAAGCTCACTTGTTTATCTACTCTTCCATATCCTATTTCTCTGCTTCCTGCAGATCCAACATACCAATAAGGAAAAatttaaacctttttttttcgaaaatcAAGAACATGATCACAAAATCAAGCCTTttttgcaagaaagaaaaataaaaaaatttaaattccttTTTCTGCAAGAGGAGAACCCATTGAAAAAATGGAGCATTTTCGtccaaaaaagaaacaaataacaaaatcaaaattttttgaaaaacggAGACCCAATACATTAGGTTTCAGAATTCACAAAGAAATGAGGAACAAAAATTACATGTTGCAATTAGAGGGGTAGACAAAATTTGCCTTCAGTTTGAGAATTTTTACATATGTATACCTCTAGGAGGATTTTTCACATCATGTGAAACACTGGCTTTCATTGTATACCGAGGTATTATTATAGATATACCTTCTTCAAATGTTGACAATACAGAAACATGTTTCTTTAGCTTGCCTTCTGACTGAGTAATGACTTTAAACAAAAAGTTATCTTCGGAATTTTGTTGTACAACTGGTTCAATAGCAATACATTGTTGCCTATCAGCCCTTTTTTTTCCATTCTGTTGTAGAAGTGGCTCAATAACAATAGGCTGCTGGTTATTGTAGTCACTGTTTTGCAGCAGCTCATATGAAACTGGAACTTCTTCTACACCTATAACAGTGCAACGTTCAGTATAGCAGTGCAACGTCAGACAAAGACCACGTTCAAGTAAAGTCTGGATATGAGTTAAAAGCTTTTGATAATTTACACTGTGTTCATCATAATGAAAATTACAGTTTTGAGTAAAATAGT
Encoded proteins:
- the LOC113782603 gene encoding uncharacterized protein LOC113782603, which produces MKASVSHDVKNPPRGIHIECYKYLYESSQHVSGLPTLFCHNHIAKHSLGHVNHQPTGAVQNLKTTGPLSFKSLVRYFLQRVSSKKHLIRRYCLDTYMAASCERWIDGLQFSSLFWPPPKDAE